A genome region from Colwellia sp. Arc7-D includes the following:
- a CDS encoding transporter substrate-binding domain-containing protein → MKYLNIKIFFNSVVVFMMILTSLPTLAGEKLVFATHTPPPLSLYLHELIQEALKPYSIKVQTIQIPGNRVISQVNSGRIDGDLSRVINFKEISDIDSSNYLLVNEPLVLTEIVMITLANKNIDQPITWTTVNQGSVAFLRGSKTVRKHLNPENRIAVSSNTNVLKMVANKRVNSAIMFSSVANSLLDQSPELRSKLMIHKPAVDSFHLFTYLNKKHAELIPKLELSLKQLKNNGFMENTAKKYQITTENIESLSTVNLESKFMPTKRGDTTHKLNCRDSDNNQLIH, encoded by the coding sequence ATGAAGTACCTAAACATAAAGATTTTTTTCAACTCTGTTGTTGTCTTTATGATGATATTGACTTCCTTGCCTACATTAGCAGGAGAAAAGTTAGTCTTTGCTACACATACTCCGCCTCCTTTAAGCTTATATTTACATGAATTGATTCAAGAAGCGCTAAAGCCTTACTCAATTAAAGTGCAAACCATTCAAATACCAGGTAATAGAGTTATCTCGCAAGTCAATAGTGGTCGTATTGATGGCGATCTTTCTCGTGTGATAAACTTTAAAGAGATCTCAGATATTGATAGCTCAAATTATTTACTGGTTAATGAGCCTCTGGTATTAACAGAAATTGTCATGATTACCTTAGCGAATAAAAACATCGATCAGCCGATTACATGGACAACAGTCAACCAAGGAAGTGTTGCCTTTTTACGCGGCTCAAAAACGGTTAGAAAGCATCTTAATCCAGAAAATCGTATTGCAGTTTCTTCCAATACTAATGTATTAAAAATGGTCGCGAACAAACGAGTAAATTCTGCCATTATGTTTTCCTCTGTGGCAAATAGCCTGTTAGACCAATCACCAGAATTACGCAGTAAATTAATGATACATAAACCGGCGGTAGATTCATTTCATCTTTTTACTTACCTGAATAAAAAACACGCCGAGTTAATCCCGAAACTTGAACTTTCACTGAAGCAGCTTAAAAACAACGGTTTTATGGAAAATACAGCAAAAAAATATCAAATAACAACAGAAAATATCGAGTCCTTATCAACTGTAAACTTAGAATCGAAATTTATGCCGACAAAGCGCGGCGATACAACCCATAAACTTAATTGTCGAGATAGCGATAACAATCAGCTAATTCACTGA